One part of the Pecten maximus chromosome 1, xPecMax1.1, whole genome shotgun sequence genome encodes these proteins:
- the LOC117327179 gene encoding lipopolysaccharide-induced tumor necrosis factor-alpha factor homolog, whose protein sequence is MSDDFLKVSVEDTPAPPPYPSAESSSNNQYPNESEQGGYSHGAPPPKSRPPDQGYGPTNPAYGPQSGGTTVIINQPRFVPPKDAFNEEPIRMKCDACHQEILTSIHYETGMMVYLISIVCCVLGLVAGCCLIPFCVNIFKDVIHSCPNCRHQLGVMRRM, encoded by the exons ATGTCGGACGACTTTTTGAAGGTTTCCGTTGAGGACACACCGGCACCTCCACCATACCCGTCAGCAG aGAGCAGCAGCAACAACCAATACCCGAATGAGAGTGAACAAGGAGGGTACTCTCATGGAGCCCCGCCCCCTAAAA gtAGGCCCCCAGATCAAGGATATGGACCAA CAAATCCTGCTTATGGACCTCAAAGTGGGGGAACCACTGTCATCATCAACCAACCAAGGTTCGTACCGCCGAAGGACGCATTCAATGAGGAACCAATCAGAATGAAATGTGATGCTTGTCACCAGGAAATACTCACCTCTATTCATTACGAGACAGGAATGATGGTCTACCTTATATCTATTGTCTGCTGTGTGTTGGG ATTAGTGGCGGGATGCTGTTTGATACCGTTCTGTGTGAACATCTTCAAGGACGTCATTCACTCCTGTCCAAACTGTCGACACCAACTTGGCGTGATGAGACGAATGTAG